From Panicum hallii strain FIL2 chromosome 2, PHallii_v3.1, whole genome shotgun sequence, a single genomic window includes:
- the LOC112880864 gene encoding tryptophan decarboxylase 2-like has product MLRPLAAPPLPAVEPTLLELRVAASQANSIIDYKDWQISLGRRFRIKTSLRDLSGMFVLRFAVGVPLTEQQRVFAAWKLLQDLATKQLGRSQ; this is encoded by the exons atGCTTCGGCCGCTCGCCgcaccgccgctccccgccgtcgAGCCAACACTCCTGGAGCTTCGCGTTGCA GCTTCCCAAGCAAATTCTATTATTGATTACAAAGATTGGCAAATTTCACTCGGACGTCGTTTTAG AATCAAGACAAGTCTCAGA GATCTTTCTGGCATGTTCGTCTTGCGATTTGCAGTAGGAGTGCCGCTCACAGAGCAGCAACGCGTCTTTGCTGCTTGGAAGCTTCTGCAAGATTTGGCCACCAAACAGTTAGGACGTTCACAATAA